The Prunus persica cultivar Lovell chromosome G7, Prunus_persica_NCBIv2, whole genome shotgun sequence genome has a segment encoding these proteins:
- the LOC18770627 gene encoding cytokinin dehydrogenase 2, with the protein MAKNFAVPKYLTTMTFFIGFVMLSTTCTSLVLFPPKDIAGMLRNDTESINSTSTDYGHIVQEFPAAVFNPTSPNDIASLILFSNNNSYAPFGVAARGQGHSVRGQDLAPDGVVINMTALSNGSRIVVSESPSLGSYADVGGEQLWIDVLHATLDHGLTPVSWTDYLYLSVGGTLSNAGISGQTFRFGPQISNVYELDVVTGKGDFITCSSTKKPKLFYAVLGGLGQFGIITRARIALQPAPNRAKWVRLLYSNFSAFSSDQELLISTSGKMERDGFDYVEGLLLMQQGPLDLSFYPVADQPRIASLVNQYGIVYTIEVIKYYDDSTRDTVDKVVEKLTKRLSFVPGFMFEQDVSYEEFLDRVRIEEKILQSLGLWDIAHPWMNLFVPKSRISDFDSGVFKDILLKQKVPAALILIYPMNRNKWDGRMSAVIPDEDVFYVVGLLHSSGFNEWPAFDEVNTQLLQFCHDAGIMVKQYLPHYQTQEDWKNHFGSNWQSFQEMKTKSDPNKILAPGQRIFNSLL; encoded by the exons atggctAAGAATTTTGCAGTGCCAAAATACTTGACCACCATGACTTTTTTCATAGGGTTTGTGATGCTATCCACAACCTGCACAAGTCTAGTCCTATTCCCACCCAAGGACATCGCCGGTATGCTTCGAAACGACACAGAATCCATCAATTCAACATCTACAGATTATGGCCATATAGTTCAAGAATTCCCAGCTGCAGTTTTTAATCCAACGTCACCGAACGACATCGCAAGCCTAATCCTATTCTCAAACAACAATTCTTACGCGCCTTTTGGCGTCGCCGCCAGAGGCCAGGGACATTCTGTTCGCGGACAGGACCTGGCTCCTGACGGAGTTGTCATAAACATGACAGCGTTGAGCAATGGGTCTAGAATTGTGGTCTCCGAGAGCCCGTCTTTGGGTTCTTATGCTGATGTTGGAGGTGAGCAGCTTTGGATTGATGTTTTGCATGCTACACTCGACCATGGTCTTACGCCGGTTTCGTGGACCGACTACCTGTACCTGAGCGTCGGTGGAACGCTCAGTAACGCTGGCATCAGCGGCCAAACGTTTCGTTTTGGACCTCAAATCAGCAATGTCTATGAACTGGATGTTGTAACTG GGAAAGGAGATTTCATAACTTGTTCCTCAACCAAGAAGCCTAAGCTATTTTATGCTGTTCTTGGAGGTTTAGGCCAATTTGGTATTATAACCAGAGCAAGGATTGCCCTACAGCCAGCTCCAAACAGG GCTAAATGGGTACGACTACTTTACAGCAACTTCAGTGCATTTTCAAGTGACCAAGAACTTTTAATCTCAACAAGTGGAAAGATGGAAAGAGATGGGTTCGATTATGTCGAAGGTCTCCTTCTAATGCAGCAAGGTCCTCTAGATCTTTCATTTTATCCAGTAGCCGATCAACCACGAATAGCTTCTCTAGTAAACCAATACGGCATCGTTTACACCATAGAAGTGATCAAATATTACGACGATAGCACTCGGGATACAGTGGACAAG GTAGTTGAAAAATTGACCAAAAGGTTAAGCTTTGTTCCTGGATTTATGTTCGAGCAAGATGTATCATACGAAGAATTTCTGGATAGAGTGCGAATTGAAGAGAAAATTCTTCAATCACTTGGACTATGGGATATTGCACATCCATGGATGAATCTCTTTGTACCAAAATCACGAATTTCGGACTTCGATTCGGGTGTTTTCAAGGACATTCTTCTTAAACAAAAGGTCCCTGCCGCACTAATCCTCATTTACCCCATGAATCGAAACAA GTGGGATGGTAGGATGTCTGCAGTTATTCCAGATGAAGATGTTTTCTATGTTGTAGGACTTTTGCATTCAAGTGGGTTCAATGAATGGCCGGCATTTGATGAAGTAAATACACAACTACTACAATTTTGTCATGATGCTGGCATTATGGTCAAACAGTACCTTCCCCATTACCAGACACAGGAGGACTGGAAAAACCATTTTGGATCAAACTGGCAAAGCTTCCAAGAAATGAAAACCAAGTCTGATCCAAACAAGATATTAGCTCCAGGACAGAGAATTTTCAACTCCTTATTGTAA
- the LOC18770885 gene encoding translation machinery-associated protein 22, which yields MAGKPQPVRVLYCAVCSLPAEYCEFGPDFEKCKPWLIQNAPDLYPDLVKEANAKEADKVANQLQSTGISSGGDGAASSAPKQEEVKRLPGGKIKKKERQEVTIEKMTRNKRKCITTVKGLELFGVKLSDASKKLGKKFATGASVVKGPTEKDQIDVQGDIAYDIVEFITDTWPDVPEAAIFFIEDGRKVPAA from the exons ATGGCGGGAAAACCCCAACCGGTTCGCGTACTGTATTGTGCGGTGTGCAGTTTGCCTGCAGAGTACTGTGAATTCGGGCCCGATTTCGAGAAATGCAAGCCCTGGTTGATCCAAAACGCCCCAGACCTTTACCCGGATCTCGTTAAAG AGGCTAATGCGAAGGAAGCTGATAAAGTAGCCAACCAGTTGCAGTCTACTGGTATATCTTCTGGTGGAGATGGAGCTGCTTCTTCAG CACCTAAGCAAGAAGAAGTCAAGCGTCTTCCAGGCGGGAAGATTAAGAAAAAG GAGAGGCAAGAAGTTACTATTGAAAAGATGACGCGTAATAAGCGAAAATGTATCACCACTGTGAAAGGGCTGGAACTTTTTG GTGTCAAACTTAGTGATGCTTCAAAGAAATTGGGGAAAAAGTTTGCCACAGGAGCCTCTGTTGTTAAG GGGCCAACTGAGAAGGACCAAATTGATGTTCAAGGGGATATAGCCTATGACATTGTGGAGTTTATTACAGATACCTGGCCTGAT GTCCCAGAAGCTGCAATTTTCTTTATAGAAGATGGCAGAAAGGTCCCAGCTGCTTGA